From the Oscarella lobularis chromosome 13, ooOscLobu1.1, whole genome shotgun sequence genome, one window contains:
- the LOC136194948 gene encoding very-long-chain 3-oxoacyl-CoA reductase-like, with protein MAYTWYELALLIAGAATALRVGTGFLLSLYSGLRCFVLPKLGLGTNLRRKFGKWAVVTGATDGIGKAYAMDLASRGINVVLVSRSEEKLAAVAQEIRSAHKEIETRVVCADFGARSQSLYDQIASQIEDLDIGILVNNVGAGFDHPDYFHELPPEKMWQVMIVNMASVTLMTRALLPRFIAQRRGAVINISSYSGTSPHPLLNVYSAAKAFVDTLTQSLIGEYGHHEGITIQSVRPMFVATNMSRIKRPSLFVLSAKGFARDALGTVGVVDVTTGCMSHWIQSSAIELLPSALRRKVTWSILSGIREKALKRKKRSD; from the exons ATGGCGTACACGTGGTACGAGTTGGCTCTTCTCATCGCCGGTGCTGCGACCGCTCTGCGCGTCGGCACGGGCTTTCTCCTATCGCTGTACTCCGGACTGCGCTGCTTTGTCTTACCTAAGCTAGGCCTAGGCACGAACTTGCGACGAAAGTTCGGCAAATGGGCAG TCGTTACCGGCGCAACGGACGGCATCGGAAAAGCGTACGCGATGGATCTCGCCAGTCGCGGCATCAACGTCGTCCTGGTCAGCCGTAGCGAGGAGAaactcgccgccgtcgcccaAGAAATCCGATCGGCGCACAAGGAAATCGAAACGCGCGTCGTCTGCGCCGATTTCGGCGCACGATCGCAATCGCTCTACGATCAAATCGCGTCGCAGATCGAAGATCTCGACATCGGCATTCTCGTCAACAACGTCGGAGCCGGCTTCGATCATCCGGACTATTTTCACGAGCTGCCGCCCGAGAAAATGTGGCAGGTCATGATCGTCAACATGGCTTCGGTCACGTTGATGACGCGCGCGCTCTTGCCGCGATTCATCGCGCAGAGGCGTGGCGCCGTCATCAACATTTCGTCCTATTCGGGCACGAGTCCGCATCCCCTGCTCAACGTCTActcggcggcgaaagcgttCGTCGACACGTTGACCCAGTCGTTGATAGGCGAGTATGGGCACCACGAGGGGATTACGATACAGAGTGTCAGGCCGATGTTCGTTGCGACGAACATGAGTAGAATAAAGAGGCCCTCGCTCTTTGTTCTCAGTGCAAAGGGCTTTGCTCGGGATGCGCTTGGCACTGTCGGCGTTGTCGACGTGACAACGGGTTGCATGTCTCATTGGATTCAGAGTTCCGCAATCGAGCTTCTTCCGAGCGCCTTGCGTCGCAAGGTGACGTGGAGTATTCTTAGTGGAATACGGGAGAAGgcgttgaagagaaagaaacggtCAGACTGA
- the LOC136194949 gene encoding very-long-chain 3-oxoacyl-CoA reductase-like, translating into MAYTWYELAFLIAGALTVLRVGTGFLLSLYSGLRCFVLPKLGLGTNLRRKFGKWAVVTGATDGIGKAYATNLASRGINVVLVSRSQKKLDAVAEEIEAAHQRIKTRVVCADFSERSQSLYDQIALQIEDLDIGILVNNVGVAYDYPDYFHELSPEKMWQLMIVNMASVTLMTRALLPRLILQRRGLIINVSSFSGTRPQPLLAVYSAAKAFADTLTQSLIGEYGHHEGIMIQSVRPLFVATNMTKMKPSFFVPTAKGFARDALGTVGVVDVTTGCMPHSIQSFAADLFPRALFSRMIWTILNRGREKALRRKKRSD; encoded by the exons ATGGCTTACACGTGGTACGAGTTGGCTTTCCTTATCGCCGGTGCTCTGACCGTTCTGCGCGTCGGCACGGGCTTTCTCCTGTCGCTGTACTCTGGACTTCGCTGCTTTGTCTTACCTAAACTGGGCCTAGGGACGAATTTGCGACGAAAGTTCGGCAAATGGGCAG TCGTTACCGGCGCAACGGACGGCATTGGCAAAGCGTACGCGACGAACCTCGCCAGTCGCGGCAtcaacgtcgttctcgtcagcCGAAGCCAGAAGAAACTCGACGCCGTtgcagaagaaatcgaagcggcGCACCAGAGAATCAAAACGCGCGTCGTCTGCGCCGATTTCAGCGAGCGATCGCAGTCGCTCTACGACCAAATCGCATTGCAAATCGAAGATCTCGATATAGGCATTCTCGTCAACAACGTCGGAGTCGCCTACGATTATCCGGACTATTTTCACGAGCTGTCACCGGAGAAAATGTGGCAGCTCATGATCGTCAACATGGCTTCGGTCACGTTAATGACCCGCGCGTTATTGCCTCGATTGATCTTGCAGAGGCGTGGCCTCATCATCAACGTTTCGTCCTTTTCAGGCACGCGTCCACAGCCCCTGCTCGCCGTCTATTCAGCAGCGAAAGCGTTTGCTGATACATTGACCCAATCGTTGATTGGCGAGTATGGGCACCACGAGGGGATTATGATACAGAGTGTCAGGCCGCTGTTCGTTGCAACGAATATGACTAAAATGAAGCCCTCGTTCTTTGTTCCCACTGCAAAGGGTTTTGCTCGAGACGCACTTGGCACTGTTGGCGTCGTTGACGTGACAACGGGTTGCATGCCTCATTCGATTCAGAGTTTTGCTGCCGATCTTTTTCCGAGGGCTTTGTTTAGCAGGATGATTTGGACGATTCTCAATCGAGGGCGGGAGAAGGCgctgaggagaaagaaacggTCAGACTGA
- the LOC136194944 gene encoding cyclin-dependent kinase 12-like isoform X2, which yields MPSFRKNASSRYDRDRSRSPLPRRGDSRDRRRSPSPRRPRSANYRDRRADVARHRNRFERSSPSRRRRTRSPMTPPPPRERERDRDRSSSHRRGDNLVARTESHRSSKQDNSRGREKKKKKRKHEKKKNRRNKRSRSSSSISSSSSLSSKRDKRPTRRHAQHRDENPTKTKKDEEEAEAAEKRSLSYSSVDSSEDDDDWVTVEEKPLRSVVVVKKTKAEEEKEKSTEKVKSMESEPTPPPPPPPPPPPPPPAPEPIKEKKTDDESSSSSSSKNKGGFSRTAGKGRFRPTLQPLVLPPLPGQQQPTTTTPSMTMSSAGSDGVNANSAKQQGTQSGVVGKPKMPALCMKHSLLSKEHAWLAEQWQVNRSIGDYEVIEEIGEGTYGHVYKAKDTMTGDLCALKKVRLDNEKEKEGFPITAVREIKILRQLNHGNVVALKEIITDKPHAEDFRQGRGNFYLVFEYLEHDLMGLLESGVVTFKEDHIRCLMKQLFLALDHCHEKNLLHRDIKCSNILLNNKGEMKLADFGLARFYNPEDKGRPYTNKVITLWYRPPELLLGEERYGRPVDIWSCGCILGELFIKKPLFQASQEVIQLEMISRVCGTPSPSIWPDVIRLPHFGVLQPKKMYKRRLKEEFILYGNEPSSTSLYLFLCSLPSDALDLLDKLLVLDPLKRLTAEQALKHPFLAGADNVKSKIPNLPTWQDCHELWSKKRRRKAEGRNSDGSWPNNKPTGKPNEKIDLTKAQSGGGGASLIAPPPPPPPLKTTEQTAALRPGNNFKLESQQLREVTKALNAILQGEPSQLGLATLAQLLADHAERIVIHPGEPIVGLAALLEAHRLDVVLLRRPVEAIQVRPDDPLYILYQRLRTSEDLREALIAALDAIGAPPPPPPPPPPPPPGSYPYMQFEPMIRPPPPPPPPHPPPALHAQHPAYQRPLRPFMHQPGYGMGGYRQDFDAYPPPPPPPPPPPRPPGNRSIGI from the exons ATGCCATCCTTTCGCAAAAACGCGTCATCGCGctacgatcgcgatcgaagtCGTAGTCCACTGCCGAGACGCGGCGACAgccgcgatcgtcgccgaagtcCAAGCCCGCGTCGACCGCGATCGGCGAACTACcgcgatcgacgcgccgacgtcgcgcgccATCGCAATCGCTTCGAACGAAGCTCTCCATCGCGTCGGAGACGAACACGAAGCCCGATgactccgccgccgccgcgcgagcgcgagcgcgatcgcgatcgatcgtcgtcgcatcgtcgAGGAGACAACCTCGTCGCCAGGACGGAGAGTCATCGCTCGTCGAAGCAGGACAACAGCCGAGgacgagagaagaaaaagaagaaacgcaagcacgagaaaaagaagaatcgTCGCAACAAGCGATcccgttcgtcgtcgtcgatctcctcgtcgtcgtcgctatcgtcgaaacgagatAAGCGTCCGACGCGACGACATGCACAACATCGAGACGAAAatccgacgaaaacgaaaaaagacgaggaggaagcggaagcggcggagAAACGAAGTCTATCGTATTCGAGTGTGGATAGttcggaagacgacgacgattgggtGACCGTGGAGGAGAAGCCGTTGCgaagtgtcgtcgtcgtcaaaaagacgaaagcggaagaggaaaaggaaaagtctACGGAAAAAGTCAAATCGATGGAATCGGAGCCcactccgccgccgccgccgcctccgccgccgccacctccgCCACCGGCACCCGAACCGataaaggagaaaaagactgATGATgaatcatcgtcgtcatcatcatcgaaAAATAAAGGAGGATTCAGTCGTACAGCGGGTAAGGGGAGATTTCGACCGACGTTGCAGCCGCTCGTCTTGCCACCGCTTCCTGGACAACAAcagccaacgacgacgacacctTCAATGACTATGAGTTCGGCTGGAAGCGACGGTGTAAACGCGAATTCAGCTAAACAACAGGGTACCCAAAGTGGGGTCGTTGGGAAACCCAAAATGCCGGCGCTGTGCATGAAGCACAGTCTGCTTTCGAAGGAACACGCGTGGCTCGCCGAACAGTGGCAGgtgaatcgatcgatcggcgACTACGAGGTGATCGAGGAGATCGGCGAGGGAACGTACGGGCACGTTTATAAGGCGAAGGACACGATGACGGGGGACTTGTGCGCGCTGAAGAAAGTGCGTTTGGATaacgagaaggagaaggagggcTTTCCTATAACGGCCGTGCGCGAGATTAAAATTCTTCGACAGCTCAATCACGGGAACGTCGTTGCGCTGAAGGAGATTATTACGGATAAGCCGCACGCCGAGGATTTCAGGCAAGGAAGAG gGAATTTCTATTTGGTTTTTGAGTATTTGGAGCACGATTTGATGGGACTGCTCGAGTCGGGCGTCGTCACGTTCAAGGAGGATCACATTCGGTGTCTGATGAAGCAGCTCTTCTTGGCGCTCGATCATTGCCACGAGAAAAATCTTCTGCATCGCGATATTAAGTGTTCGAACATTTTACTAAATAACAA AGGAGAAATGAAACTGGCTGACTTTGGATTAGCAAGATTTTATAATCCGGAAGACAAAGG ACGGCCTTATACTAATAAGGTTATTACTTTGTGGTATCGTCCGCCTGAGCTTTTGCTTGGAGAAGAGCGCTACGGGCGGCCAGTCGATATTTGGTCTTGCGG TTGCATTCTTGGCGAGTTGTTCATCAAGAAGCCTCTCTTCCAAGCAAGTCAGGAAGTCATTCAATTGGAAATGATTAG TCGTGTTTGCGGCACGCCGTCACCATCCATTTGGCCAGACGTCATTCGACTTCCCCACTTCGGCGTACTGCAGCCAAAGAAAATGTATAAACGTCGCCTAAAGGAAGAATTCATATTGTACGGAAACGAGCCCTCCTCAACGTCACTATACTTATTTCTTTGTAGCCTTCCTAGTGACGCTCTTGATTTACTGGACAAACTTCTCGTATTGGACCCGTTGAAGCGTCTCACCGCCGAACAGGCGTTGAAGCATCCCTTTCTGGCCGGTGCCGATAACGTAAAATCGAAAATACCCAA CCTTCCCACGTGGCAAGACTGCCACGAATTGTGGTCGAAGAAGCGTCGACGCAAAGCGGAAGGACGCAACTCGGACGGCTCGTGGCCAAACAACAAACCGACTGGAAAACCGAACGAGAAAATTGATCTAACAAAAGCccaaagcggcggcggcggcgcttctctaatcgcgccgccgccaccaccgccgccactgAAGACAACCGAACAAACGGCAGCACTAAGACCGGGCAACAACTTCAAATTGGAATCGCAGCAGCTTCGAGAAGTAACGAAGGCATTGAATGCGATTCTCCAAGGAGAACCGAGTCAACTGGGTCTCGCGACGTTGGCTCAGCTGCTCGCTGATCACGCCGAGCGCATCGTCATTCATCCCGGCGAACCGATCGTCGGTCTCGCCGCTCTCCTCGAAGCCcatcgtctcgacgtcgttctcctgCGACGGCCCGTCGAAGCGATTCAAGTCCGACCGGACGACCCGCTCTATATACTCTATCAAAGACTGCGTACGAGCGAGGATCTTCGCGAGGCGCTCATCGCCGCTCTGGACGCAATCGGCgctccaccgccgccgccgccgcctccaccgcctcctccgccggGTTCCTATCCCTATATGCAATTCGAACCCATGATTcgtcctccgccgccgccgccgccaccccATCCCCCGCCTGCTCTCCATGCCCAACACCCGGCCTATCAACGACCCCTACGCCCCTTTATGCATCAACCTGGATATGGGATGGGAGGATATCGGCAGGATTTTGACGCGtatccaccgccgccgccaccgccgccgccgccacctcgACCGCCTGGAAATAG GTCGATTGGGATTTAG
- the LOC136194944 gene encoding cyclin-dependent kinase 12-like isoform X3 yields MPSFRKNASSRYDRDRSRSPLPRRGDSRDRRRSPSPRRPRSANYRDRRADVARHRNRFERSSPSRRRRTRSPMTPPPPRERERDRDRSSSHRRGDNLVARTESHRSSKQDNSRGREKKKKKRKHEKKKNRRNKRSRSSSSISSSSSLSSKRDKRPTRRHAQHRDENPTKTKKDEEEAEAAEKRSLSYSSVDSSEDDDDWVTVEEKPLRSVVVVKKTKAEEEKEKSTEKVKSMESEPTPPPPPPPPPPPPPPAPEPIKEKKTDDESSSSSSSKNKGGFSRTAGKGRFRPTLQPLVLPPLPGQQQPTTTTPSMTMSSAGSDGVNANSAKQQGTQSGVVGKPKMPALCMKHSLLSKEHAWLAEQWQVNRSIGDYEVIEEIGEGTYGHVYKAKDTMTGDLCALKKVRLDNEKEKEGFPITAVREIKILRQLNHGNVVALKEIITDKPHAEDFRQGRGNFYLVFEYLEHDLMGLLESGVVTFKEDHIRCLMKQLFLALDHCHEKNLLHRDIKCSNILLNNKGEMKLADFGLARFYNPEDKGRPYTNKVITLWYRPPELLLGEERYGRPVDIWSCGCILGELFIKKPLFQASQEVIQLEMISRVCGTPSPSIWPDVIRLPHFGVLQPKKMYKRRLKEEFIFLPSDALDLLDKLLVLDPLKRLTAEQALKHPFLAGADNVKSKIPNLPTWQDCHELWSKKRRRKAEGRNSDGSWPNNKPTGKPNEKIDLTKAQSGGGGASLIAPPPPPPPLKTTEQTAALRPGNNFKLESQQLREVTKALNAILQGEPSQLGLATLAQLLADHAERIVIHPGEPIVGLAALLEAHRLDVVLLRRPVEAIQVRPDDPLYILYQRLRTSEDLREALIAALDAIGAPPPPPPPPPPPPPGSYPYMQFEPMIRPPPPPPPPHPPPALHAQHPAYQRPLRPFMHQPGYGMGGYRQDFDAYPPPPPPPPPPPRPPGNRYGFRGYSMGDPRWSH; encoded by the exons ATGCCATCCTTTCGCAAAAACGCGTCATCGCGctacgatcgcgatcgaagtCGTAGTCCACTGCCGAGACGCGGCGACAgccgcgatcgtcgccgaagtcCAAGCCCGCGTCGACCGCGATCGGCGAACTACcgcgatcgacgcgccgacgtcgcgcgccATCGCAATCGCTTCGAACGAAGCTCTCCATCGCGTCGGAGACGAACACGAAGCCCGATgactccgccgccgccgcgcgagcgcgagcgcgatcgcgatcgatcgtcgtcgcatcgtcgAGGAGACAACCTCGTCGCCAGGACGGAGAGTCATCGCTCGTCGAAGCAGGACAACAGCCGAGgacgagagaagaaaaagaagaaacgcaagcacgagaaaaagaagaatcgTCGCAACAAGCGATcccgttcgtcgtcgtcgatctcctcgtcgtcgtcgctatcgtcgaaacgagatAAGCGTCCGACGCGACGACATGCACAACATCGAGACGAAAatccgacgaaaacgaaaaaagacgaggaggaagcggaagcggcggagAAACGAAGTCTATCGTATTCGAGTGTGGATAGttcggaagacgacgacgattgggtGACCGTGGAGGAGAAGCCGTTGCgaagtgtcgtcgtcgtcaaaaagacgaaagcggaagaggaaaaggaaaagtctACGGAAAAAGTCAAATCGATGGAATCGGAGCCcactccgccgccgccgccgcctccgccgccgccacctccgCCACCGGCACCCGAACCGataaaggagaaaaagactgATGATgaatcatcgtcgtcatcatcatcgaaAAATAAAGGAGGATTCAGTCGTACAGCGGGTAAGGGGAGATTTCGACCGACGTTGCAGCCGCTCGTCTTGCCACCGCTTCCTGGACAACAAcagccaacgacgacgacacctTCAATGACTATGAGTTCGGCTGGAAGCGACGGTGTAAACGCGAATTCAGCTAAACAACAGGGTACCCAAAGTGGGGTCGTTGGGAAACCCAAAATGCCGGCGCTGTGCATGAAGCACAGTCTGCTTTCGAAGGAACACGCGTGGCTCGCCGAACAGTGGCAGgtgaatcgatcgatcggcgACTACGAGGTGATCGAGGAGATCGGCGAGGGAACGTACGGGCACGTTTATAAGGCGAAGGACACGATGACGGGGGACTTGTGCGCGCTGAAGAAAGTGCGTTTGGATaacgagaaggagaaggagggcTTTCCTATAACGGCCGTGCGCGAGATTAAAATTCTTCGACAGCTCAATCACGGGAACGTCGTTGCGCTGAAGGAGATTATTACGGATAAGCCGCACGCCGAGGATTTCAGGCAAGGAAGAG gGAATTTCTATTTGGTTTTTGAGTATTTGGAGCACGATTTGATGGGACTGCTCGAGTCGGGCGTCGTCACGTTCAAGGAGGATCACATTCGGTGTCTGATGAAGCAGCTCTTCTTGGCGCTCGATCATTGCCACGAGAAAAATCTTCTGCATCGCGATATTAAGTGTTCGAACATTTTACTAAATAACAA AGGAGAAATGAAACTGGCTGACTTTGGATTAGCAAGATTTTATAATCCGGAAGACAAAGG ACGGCCTTATACTAATAAGGTTATTACTTTGTGGTATCGTCCGCCTGAGCTTTTGCTTGGAGAAGAGCGCTACGGGCGGCCAGTCGATATTTGGTCTTGCGG TTGCATTCTTGGCGAGTTGTTCATCAAGAAGCCTCTCTTCCAAGCAAGTCAGGAAGTCATTCAATTGGAAATGATTAG TCGTGTTTGCGGCACGCCGTCACCATCCATTTGGCCAGACGTCATTCGACTTCCCCACTTCGGCGTACTGCAGCCAAAGAAAATGTATAAACGTCGCCTAAAGGAAGAATTCATATT CCTTCCTAGTGACGCTCTTGATTTACTGGACAAACTTCTCGTATTGGACCCGTTGAAGCGTCTCACCGCCGAACAGGCGTTGAAGCATCCCTTTCTGGCCGGTGCCGATAACGTAAAATCGAAAATACCCAA CCTTCCCACGTGGCAAGACTGCCACGAATTGTGGTCGAAGAAGCGTCGACGCAAAGCGGAAGGACGCAACTCGGACGGCTCGTGGCCAAACAACAAACCGACTGGAAAACCGAACGAGAAAATTGATCTAACAAAAGCccaaagcggcggcggcggcgcttctctaatcgcgccgccgccaccaccgccgccactgAAGACAACCGAACAAACGGCAGCACTAAGACCGGGCAACAACTTCAAATTGGAATCGCAGCAGCTTCGAGAAGTAACGAAGGCATTGAATGCGATTCTCCAAGGAGAACCGAGTCAACTGGGTCTCGCGACGTTGGCTCAGCTGCTCGCTGATCACGCCGAGCGCATCGTCATTCATCCCGGCGAACCGATCGTCGGTCTCGCCGCTCTCCTCGAAGCCcatcgtctcgacgtcgttctcctgCGACGGCCCGTCGAAGCGATTCAAGTCCGACCGGACGACCCGCTCTATATACTCTATCAAAGACTGCGTACGAGCGAGGATCTTCGCGAGGCGCTCATCGCCGCTCTGGACGCAATCGGCgctccaccgccgccgccgccgcctccaccgcctcctccgccggGTTCCTATCCCTATATGCAATTCGAACCCATGATTcgtcctccgccgccgccgccgccaccccATCCCCCGCCTGCTCTCCATGCCCAACACCCGGCCTATCAACGACCCCTACGCCCCTTTATGCATCAACCTGGATATGGGATGGGAGGATATCGGCAGGATTTTGACGCGtatccaccgccgccgccaccgccgccgccgccacctcgACCGCCTGGAAATAGGTACGGATTTAGGGGATATAGTATGGGAGACCCTAGGTGGAGTCATTAG
- the LOC136194944 gene encoding cyclin-dependent kinase 12-like isoform X1, whose protein sequence is MPSFRKNASSRYDRDRSRSPLPRRGDSRDRRRSPSPRRPRSANYRDRRADVARHRNRFERSSPSRRRRTRSPMTPPPPRERERDRDRSSSHRRGDNLVARTESHRSSKQDNSRGREKKKKKRKHEKKKNRRNKRSRSSSSISSSSSLSSKRDKRPTRRHAQHRDENPTKTKKDEEEAEAAEKRSLSYSSVDSSEDDDDWVTVEEKPLRSVVVVKKTKAEEEKEKSTEKVKSMESEPTPPPPPPPPPPPPPPAPEPIKEKKTDDESSSSSSSKNKGGFSRTAGKGRFRPTLQPLVLPPLPGQQQPTTTTPSMTMSSAGSDGVNANSAKQQGTQSGVVGKPKMPALCMKHSLLSKEHAWLAEQWQVNRSIGDYEVIEEIGEGTYGHVYKAKDTMTGDLCALKKVRLDNEKEKEGFPITAVREIKILRQLNHGNVVALKEIITDKPHAEDFRQGRGNFYLVFEYLEHDLMGLLESGVVTFKEDHIRCLMKQLFLALDHCHEKNLLHRDIKCSNILLNNKGEMKLADFGLARFYNPEDKGRPYTNKVITLWYRPPELLLGEERYGRPVDIWSCGCILGELFIKKPLFQASQEVIQLEMISRVCGTPSPSIWPDVIRLPHFGVLQPKKMYKRRLKEEFILYGNEPSSTSLYLFLCSLPSDALDLLDKLLVLDPLKRLTAEQALKHPFLAGADNVKSKIPNLPTWQDCHELWSKKRRRKAEGRNSDGSWPNNKPTGKPNEKIDLTKAQSGGGGASLIAPPPPPPPLKTTEQTAALRPGNNFKLESQQLREVTKALNAILQGEPSQLGLATLAQLLADHAERIVIHPGEPIVGLAALLEAHRLDVVLLRRPVEAIQVRPDDPLYILYQRLRTSEDLREALIAALDAIGAPPPPPPPPPPPPPGSYPYMQFEPMIRPPPPPPPPHPPPALHAQHPAYQRPLRPFMHQPGYGMGGYRQDFDAYPPPPPPPPPPPRPPGNRYGFRGYSMGDPRWSH, encoded by the exons ATGCCATCCTTTCGCAAAAACGCGTCATCGCGctacgatcgcgatcgaagtCGTAGTCCACTGCCGAGACGCGGCGACAgccgcgatcgtcgccgaagtcCAAGCCCGCGTCGACCGCGATCGGCGAACTACcgcgatcgacgcgccgacgtcgcgcgccATCGCAATCGCTTCGAACGAAGCTCTCCATCGCGTCGGAGACGAACACGAAGCCCGATgactccgccgccgccgcgcgagcgcgagcgcgatcgcgatcgatcgtcgtcgcatcgtcgAGGAGACAACCTCGTCGCCAGGACGGAGAGTCATCGCTCGTCGAAGCAGGACAACAGCCGAGgacgagagaagaaaaagaagaaacgcaagcacgagaaaaagaagaatcgTCGCAACAAGCGATcccgttcgtcgtcgtcgatctcctcgtcgtcgtcgctatcgtcgaaacgagatAAGCGTCCGACGCGACGACATGCACAACATCGAGACGAAAatccgacgaaaacgaaaaaagacgaggaggaagcggaagcggcggagAAACGAAGTCTATCGTATTCGAGTGTGGATAGttcggaagacgacgacgattgggtGACCGTGGAGGAGAAGCCGTTGCgaagtgtcgtcgtcgtcaaaaagacgaaagcggaagaggaaaaggaaaagtctACGGAAAAAGTCAAATCGATGGAATCGGAGCCcactccgccgccgccgccgcctccgccgccgccacctccgCCACCGGCACCCGAACCGataaaggagaaaaagactgATGATgaatcatcgtcgtcatcatcatcgaaAAATAAAGGAGGATTCAGTCGTACAGCGGGTAAGGGGAGATTTCGACCGACGTTGCAGCCGCTCGTCTTGCCACCGCTTCCTGGACAACAAcagccaacgacgacgacacctTCAATGACTATGAGTTCGGCTGGAAGCGACGGTGTAAACGCGAATTCAGCTAAACAACAGGGTACCCAAAGTGGGGTCGTTGGGAAACCCAAAATGCCGGCGCTGTGCATGAAGCACAGTCTGCTTTCGAAGGAACACGCGTGGCTCGCCGAACAGTGGCAGgtgaatcgatcgatcggcgACTACGAGGTGATCGAGGAGATCGGCGAGGGAACGTACGGGCACGTTTATAAGGCGAAGGACACGATGACGGGGGACTTGTGCGCGCTGAAGAAAGTGCGTTTGGATaacgagaaggagaaggagggcTTTCCTATAACGGCCGTGCGCGAGATTAAAATTCTTCGACAGCTCAATCACGGGAACGTCGTTGCGCTGAAGGAGATTATTACGGATAAGCCGCACGCCGAGGATTTCAGGCAAGGAAGAG gGAATTTCTATTTGGTTTTTGAGTATTTGGAGCACGATTTGATGGGACTGCTCGAGTCGGGCGTCGTCACGTTCAAGGAGGATCACATTCGGTGTCTGATGAAGCAGCTCTTCTTGGCGCTCGATCATTGCCACGAGAAAAATCTTCTGCATCGCGATATTAAGTGTTCGAACATTTTACTAAATAACAA AGGAGAAATGAAACTGGCTGACTTTGGATTAGCAAGATTTTATAATCCGGAAGACAAAGG ACGGCCTTATACTAATAAGGTTATTACTTTGTGGTATCGTCCGCCTGAGCTTTTGCTTGGAGAAGAGCGCTACGGGCGGCCAGTCGATATTTGGTCTTGCGG TTGCATTCTTGGCGAGTTGTTCATCAAGAAGCCTCTCTTCCAAGCAAGTCAGGAAGTCATTCAATTGGAAATGATTAG TCGTGTTTGCGGCACGCCGTCACCATCCATTTGGCCAGACGTCATTCGACTTCCCCACTTCGGCGTACTGCAGCCAAAGAAAATGTATAAACGTCGCCTAAAGGAAGAATTCATATTGTACGGAAACGAGCCCTCCTCAACGTCACTATACTTATTTCTTTGTAGCCTTCCTAGTGACGCTCTTGATTTACTGGACAAACTTCTCGTATTGGACCCGTTGAAGCGTCTCACCGCCGAACAGGCGTTGAAGCATCCCTTTCTGGCCGGTGCCGATAACGTAAAATCGAAAATACCCAA CCTTCCCACGTGGCAAGACTGCCACGAATTGTGGTCGAAGAAGCGTCGACGCAAAGCGGAAGGACGCAACTCGGACGGCTCGTGGCCAAACAACAAACCGACTGGAAAACCGAACGAGAAAATTGATCTAACAAAAGCccaaagcggcggcggcggcgcttctctaatcgcgccgccgccaccaccgccgccactgAAGACAACCGAACAAACGGCAGCACTAAGACCGGGCAACAACTTCAAATTGGAATCGCAGCAGCTTCGAGAAGTAACGAAGGCATTGAATGCGATTCTCCAAGGAGAACCGAGTCAACTGGGTCTCGCGACGTTGGCTCAGCTGCTCGCTGATCACGCCGAGCGCATCGTCATTCATCCCGGCGAACCGATCGTCGGTCTCGCCGCTCTCCTCGAAGCCcatcgtctcgacgtcgttctcctgCGACGGCCCGTCGAAGCGATTCAAGTCCGACCGGACGACCCGCTCTATATACTCTATCAAAGACTGCGTACGAGCGAGGATCTTCGCGAGGCGCTCATCGCCGCTCTGGACGCAATCGGCgctccaccgccgccgccgccgcctccaccgcctcctccgccggGTTCCTATCCCTATATGCAATTCGAACCCATGATTcgtcctccgccgccgccgccgccaccccATCCCCCGCCTGCTCTCCATGCCCAACACCCGGCCTATCAACGACCCCTACGCCCCTTTATGCATCAACCTGGATATGGGATGGGAGGATATCGGCAGGATTTTGACGCGtatccaccgccgccgccaccgccgccgccgccacctcgACCGCCTGGAAATAGGTACGGATTTAGGGGATATAGTATGGGAGACCCTAGGTGGAGTCATTAG